One region of Candidatus Woesearchaeota archaeon genomic DNA includes:
- a CDS encoding DUF1931 domain-containing protein, which translates to MAKTLVVASRIKELAKHEGKQLNVSSDLTGALTKKVESIISEACKRAVLNGRTTVMSKDL; encoded by the coding sequence ATGGCAAAGACACTTGTAGTGGCTTCGCGGATAAAAGAGCTGGCAAAGCATGAGGGAAAGCAGTTAAATGTTTCATCTGACCTGACGGGCGCCCTTACCAAGAAAGTGGAATCCATTATAAGCGAAGCATGTAAAAGAGCAGTTTTAAACGGAAGAACAACAGTTATGAGCAAGGACTTATAA
- the argS gene encoding arginine--tRNA ligase encodes MEEYRAKIKKLIKKHIDSEIVLEIPPDASLGDFALPCFQFSKKLKKNPAEIASGLKANLKSDFIEKTEAKGPYLNFFIDRRAIARDTIKKVLAQKEGFGKIASKKEKVMVEFSQANTHKAFHVGHVRGTSLGESLARILEFTGKNVIRANYQGDTGMHVAKWLWCYKKFHSKEKIKKDESWFAHIYVDAVKRLSHNPELQQEVDEINQNLDSRKDEKLNKLWQKTRKLCLDSLEEIYKELNTGFDEYFFESELESPAKKISRELLDKKVAEVSDGATIVNLERYNLGIFLMLRKDGTVLYGGKDIALAARKFSKFKVNTSIYVVGKEQEHYLKQVFRVLELMKLKYSCIHVPVSLLKLPHGKMSSRTGDNILYSDFRKELVDFAKKEIKKRHRKLSEKELEKRALAIAIASMKYSMLKQNPNKEIIFNKEESVNFEGNTGPYLQYSYARASSIIRKGDKAGRLAIPELHEKEILLLKRIAELPSMVGKAASSLNPGIIANYSYKLAQDFNEFYTACKVIGSEEEAFRIRLVQAFRQALKNSLDLLGIDALERM; translated from the coding sequence ATGGAAGAATACAGGGCAAAAATAAAAAAGCTCATTAAAAAGCATATAGATTCAGAAATAGTCCTGGAGATCCCTCCTGATGCTTCTTTGGGGGATTTTGCACTGCCGTGCTTCCAGTTTTCAAAAAAGCTGAAGAAGAATCCTGCGGAAATAGCTTCAGGGCTTAAGGCTAATCTGAAATCTGACTTTATAGAGAAGACAGAAGCAAAAGGCCCCTACCTAAATTTCTTCATAGACAGGAGAGCAATAGCACGAGACACGATAAAAAAAGTATTGGCTCAAAAAGAAGGATTCGGGAAGATAGCCTCTAAGAAAGAAAAAGTGATGGTTGAATTCTCCCAGGCTAACACTCACAAAGCATTCCATGTCGGCCATGTAAGGGGAACATCATTAGGGGAAAGCCTTGCAAGGATCCTTGAATTTACAGGAAAGAATGTAATAAGGGCGAATTACCAGGGCGACACAGGAATGCACGTAGCGAAATGGCTGTGGTGCTATAAAAAATTCCATTCGAAGGAAAAGATAAAAAAAGACGAATCATGGTTTGCCCATATATATGTAGACGCAGTAAAAAGGCTCAGCCATAATCCTGAATTACAGCAGGAAGTGGATGAGATAAACCAAAATCTTGACTCAAGAAAAGATGAAAAACTAAACAAGCTGTGGCAGAAAACAAGAAAGCTCTGCCTTGATTCACTTGAAGAAATATACAAAGAGCTTAACACTGGCTTTGATGAATATTTCTTCGAGTCGGAGCTTGAATCACCAGCAAAAAAGATTTCCCGGGAGCTGCTTGATAAAAAAGTGGCCGAAGTGTCAGACGGCGCAACAATAGTAAACCTGGAAAGATATAATCTCGGAATTTTCCTCATGCTCAGGAAAGACGGCACCGTGCTTTACGGCGGCAAGGACATTGCACTGGCAGCCAGGAAATTCAGCAAATTCAAAGTCAATACATCCATCTACGTTGTTGGGAAGGAGCAGGAGCACTATCTTAAGCAGGTGTTCAGGGTTTTGGAGCTCATGAAGCTTAAGTACAGCTGCATCCACGTTCCCGTAAGCTTGCTCAAGCTGCCTCATGGAAAGATGTCCTCAAGGACAGGGGATAACATCCTTTACAGCGATTTCAGGAAAGAGCTGGTTGATTTTGCAAAAAAAGAGATAAAAAAAAGGCATAGGAAGCTTTCCGAAAAAGAGCTGGAAAAGCGCGCCCTGGCAATAGCAATCGCCTCGATGAAGTATTCAATGCTGAAGCAAAATCCCAACAAGGAAATCATATTCAATAAGGAAGAGTCTGTCAATTTCGAGGGCAATACAGGGCCCTATCTCCAATACAGCTACGCAAGGGCCTCATCGATAATAAGGAAGGGGGATAAGGCAGGGAGATTAGCCATTCCTGAGCTGCATGAAAAAGAAATACTGCTCTTAAAGAGAATCGCAGAGCTCCCTTCAATGGTTGGAAAAGCAGCCTCCTCGCTGAATCCGGGCATAATAGCGAATTACAGCTATAAGCTAGCGCAGGACTTCAACGAGTTTTATACTGCCTGTAAGGTAATAGGCTCGGAGGAAGAGGCATTCAGGATCCGGCTAGTGCAGGCCTTCAGGCAGGCACTGAAGAATTCGCTGGATTTGCTTGGAATTGATGCATTGGAGCGGATGTAG
- a CDS encoding adenine phosphoribosyltransferase: MEHIKKKIRTIPHFPKKGIMFRDITTLLQDADGLKDIISEFTRRYKGAKIDIVAGIEARGFILGGIIAHELGLGFVPLRKNGKLPHKCESVTYDLEYGRDTIEIHADAVKEGQNVLLVDDLLATGGTSLAAAQLIEKLGGRIAECAFIVDLPEVGGRKKLEKAEYKVFALVEFEGE; the protein is encoded by the coding sequence ATGGAGCATATAAAGAAAAAAATACGCACTATCCCCCATTTCCCTAAAAAGGGTATCATGTTCCGCGACATAACCACCCTATTGCAGGATGCAGACGGCTTAAAGGATATCATATCCGAATTCACCAGGCGCTACAAAGGCGCGAAAATAGATATTGTTGCAGGCATCGAGGCAAGGGGCTTTATCCTGGGCGGGATAATTGCACATGAGCTCGGTTTAGGCTTTGTGCCTTTAAGGAAGAATGGCAAGCTGCCGCATAAATGCGAATCCGTCACCTATGACCTTGAATACGGCAGGGACACTATAGAAATACATGCAGATGCAGTGAAAGAAGGCCAGAACGTGCTTCTTGTTGACGACTTGCTGGCTACAGGAGGCACTTCGCTTGCAGCTGCACAGCTAATAGAAAAACTGGGCGGCAGGATTGCGGAATGCGCGTTCATAGTTGACCTTCCAGAGGTGGGCGGCAGGAAAAAGCTGGAGAAAGCGGAATATAAGGTCTTTGCCCTGGTTGAGTTTGAAGGGGAATAA
- the ribD gene encoding bifunctional diaminohydroxyphosphoribosylaminopyrimidine deaminase/5-amino-6-(5-phosphoribosylamino)uracil reductase RibD → MIPHKKYMQQAVNLAKKGIPDACPNPLVGCIIVKRGQVVGRGYHKECGGMHAEKAALDQAKHKARNSIMYVTLEPCSHWGKTPPCTEEIVKAGVREIVIGMKDPNPKVDGYEILKLRGLKARMGLLEEECKRLNEGYIKYMKKKIPFVILKAGMTVDGKIATSGGESKYITGKESLRKVHELRDSIRVIMVGINTVIKDNPLLDTRKVKGGETIKLVVDTKLKIPYKAKLLKNPLSVIVACSERAPKTKMKNLENMGVRLIRTKPKNNMVDLKQVMKQLARMGYYNVMLEGGSMLNAGMITAKLVDKVMLFTSPKILGDDAKGVIGELGIKELKQAVRLKDVKLKKLVRDILVEAYL, encoded by the coding sequence TTGATTCCGCATAAGAAATATATGCAGCAGGCTGTCAATCTGGCTAAGAAGGGCATTCCTGATGCCTGCCCTAACCCATTGGTGGGCTGTATAATAGTCAAGAGGGGCCAGGTAGTGGGAAGAGGCTATCATAAGGAATGTGGGGGTATGCATGCTGAAAAGGCAGCTTTAGACCAGGCAAAGCATAAGGCAAGGAATTCTATAATGTACGTGACGCTTGAGCCGTGCTCTCACTGGGGCAAGACTCCGCCATGCACCGAGGAGATAGTGAAAGCCGGAGTAAGGGAGATAGTCATAGGAATGAAGGACCCAAACCCAAAAGTAGACGGGTATGAGATACTGAAGCTCCGCGGCCTCAAAGCAAGGATGGGGCTATTGGAAGAGGAATGCAAAAGGCTGAATGAAGGCTACATAAAGTACATGAAGAAAAAGATTCCCTTTGTTATCCTGAAAGCAGGCATGACTGTTGACGGAAAGATAGCTACATCTGGGGGAGAGTCAAAATACATCACAGGAAAAGAGTCCTTGAGAAAGGTGCATGAGCTAAGGGACAGCATAAGGGTTATCATGGTAGGAATCAATACAGTAATCAAAGACAACCCCCTGCTTGACACCAGGAAAGTAAAAGGGGGAGAAACAATAAAGCTGGTTGTGGACACTAAATTGAAAATTCCCTATAAGGCAAAACTGCTGAAGAATCCTCTCTCTGTAATAGTGGCATGTTCAGAGCGCGCACCGAAAACAAAGATGAAGAATCTTGAAAACATGGGTGTGAGGCTGATCAGGACAAAGCCAAAAAACAATATGGTTGACCTGAAGCAGGTCATGAAGCAGCTGGCAAGGATGGGCTATTACAATGTCATGCTGGAAGGCGGCTCTATGCTGAATGCAGGCATGATAACAGCTAAATTAGTGGATAAGGTAATGCTCTTTACCTCTCCCAAGATACTGGGGGATGATGCTAAGGGCGTTATAGGCGAGCTGGGCATAAAAGAGCTCAAGCAGGCTGTCAGGCTTAAGGATGTAAAGCTAAAGAAGCTGGTCAGGGACATTTTAGTGGAAGCCTATCTCTGA
- a CDS encoding proline--tRNA ligase, with amino-acid sequence MQKKADEKGITVKKEDDMPEWYGQVVIKSGLADYSPVRGTMIIRPYGYAIWQKIKDYFNKRIKARNVENAYFPMFIPESFFKREAEHAEGFAPEVAWVSNKDEDSKERLALRPTSETIIYDSYSKWIRSHRDLPLRINQWCNIIRWEVKDVKLFLRSREFLWQEGHCAYETEEECNKETLLFLDEYEKLAQEQLAIPVIKGRKSEKEKFAGAKYTTTVEAFMPDGKFLQCGTSHNLGQGFAKAFSIKYLGRDEKDHLPWQSSWGFSTRLIGAVVMQHGDDKGLVLPPKIAPVQTAIIPILFEKTKAKAIAEAEKIKKELSCFSTKLDKREEYSAGWKFNEYELKGVPLRLEIGPKDIEKKQVVVVRRDTGKKEFVKRKELKEKVKELLEDIQNSLFEKARQNMKKNIIEAESWDEFMKAAEEKKLIYAPFCGSEECEDYIKDKTRGANTRAIPFNQKKANKKCVHCNKEAGMYAYFGKCY; translated from the coding sequence ATGCAGAAAAAAGCCGATGAGAAGGGAATAACAGTAAAGAAAGAGGATGACATGCCTGAATGGTACGGCCAGGTTGTCATAAAATCAGGGCTGGCAGACTATTCGCCTGTAAGGGGCACGATGATAATAAGGCCTTACGGCTATGCCATATGGCAGAAGATAAAGGACTATTTCAATAAAAGGATAAAGGCAAGGAATGTAGAGAATGCATACTTTCCCATGTTCATACCCGAATCTTTCTTCAAAAGAGAAGCAGAGCACGCAGAAGGATTTGCGCCTGAGGTTGCATGGGTTTCAAATAAGGATGAGGATTCCAAGGAAAGGCTTGCCTTAAGGCCCACGTCAGAGACAATTATATACGATTCCTATTCGAAGTGGATACGCTCGCACCGCGACCTCCCTCTGCGGATTAACCAATGGTGCAATATCATAAGGTGGGAAGTGAAAGATGTGAAGCTGTTTTTGAGAAGCAGGGAATTCCTCTGGCAGGAGGGCCACTGCGCTTATGAAACAGAGGAGGAATGCAATAAGGAAACCTTGCTCTTCCTGGATGAATATGAAAAGCTTGCACAGGAGCAGCTTGCAATTCCTGTTATAAAGGGAAGGAAATCAGAGAAAGAGAAATTTGCAGGAGCTAAATACACAACAACTGTCGAGGCATTTATGCCCGACGGAAAATTCCTCCAGTGCGGCACGTCCCACAACCTGGGTCAGGGATTCGCAAAAGCATTCAGCATAAAATACCTTGGCAGGGATGAAAAAGACCATCTGCCATGGCAAAGCAGCTGGGGATTCTCAACAAGGCTTATCGGAGCGGTAGTGATGCAGCATGGCGATGACAAGGGGCTTGTCCTCCCGCCTAAAATAGCCCCGGTGCAGACAGCCATAATCCCAATCCTGTTCGAAAAAACCAAAGCAAAGGCTATAGCCGAAGCAGAGAAGATAAAGAAAGAGCTTTCCTGCTTCAGCACCAAGCTTGACAAAAGGGAAGAGTATTCGGCAGGCTGGAAATTCAATGAATACGAGCTAAAGGGAGTCCCATTAAGATTAGAGATCGGCCCAAAAGATATTGAAAAAAAACAAGTCGTTGTTGTCAGGCGGGATACAGGAAAAAAGGAATTTGTCAAAAGAAAGGAACTGAAAGAAAAGGTCAAGGAGCTTCTCGAAGACATCCAGAACAGCCTTTTCGAAAAAGCCAGGCAGAACATGAAAAAAAACATCATAGAAGCAGAATCATGGGATGAGTTCATGAAAGCTGCCGAAGAAAAAAAGCTCATCTATGCGCCTTTCTGCGGCTCTGAGGAGTGCGAGGATTACATAAAGGACAAGACAAGGGGGGCCAATACAAGGGCTATTCCATTCAACCAGAAAAAGGCCAATAAGAAGTGCGTTCACTGCAACAAAGAAGCCGGGATGTATGCTTATTTCGGCAAATGCTACTGA
- the ribB gene encoding 3,4-dihydroxy-2-butanone-4-phosphate synthase, whose product MGFSAISKAAMDLQRGRFIVVVDDENRENEGDLVLAAEKAVPSKINFMIKKARGLICVPMLKQRLDELDIPLMVRDKENTEITRCRFTVSVDLKNDRTGISAHDRSDTIKALINKETKPGDLSRPGHVFPLQYSDGGVLKRPGHTEAAIDICKIAGIYPAAVICEILNEKGDAAKLEELKSFAEKHNLRIISIEELARYIRQGAPK is encoded by the coding sequence ATGGGCTTTTCAGCAATAAGCAAAGCAGCAATGGATTTGCAAAGGGGCAGGTTTATAGTTGTTGTTGATGATGAAAACAGGGAAAACGAAGGCGACCTGGTACTGGCGGCGGAAAAGGCTGTGCCGTCAAAAATAAATTTTATGATAAAGAAAGCCCGTGGCCTTATATGCGTGCCCATGCTGAAACAGAGGCTGGATGAGCTGGACATTCCCCTAATGGTGCGCGATAAGGAAAACACAGAGATAACCAGATGTAGGTTCACTGTTTCTGTTGACTTAAAAAATGACAGGACAGGCATAAGCGCCCATGACAGGTCAGATACGATAAAGGCATTGATAAATAAGGAGACAAAGCCGGGGGATTTGTCAAGGCCCGGCCATGTATTTCCCCTGCAGTATAGTGACGGGGGAGTCCTAAAAAGGCCCGGCCATACGGAAGCAGCTATAGACATATGCAAAATAGCAGGCATTTATCCTGCTGCAGTTATCTGCGAGATTCTTAATGAAAAAGGGGATGCTGCAAAGCTTGAAGAGCTGAAAAGCTTTGCTGAAAAGCATAACCTGAGGATTATCTCTATTGAGGAGCTGGCGCGATATATCAGGCAAGGCGCACCCAAATAG
- a CDS encoding zinc-ribbon domain-containing protein, with the protein MEKKCMHCGTELDKEDSFCPACGEDID; encoded by the coding sequence ATGGAGAAGAAATGCATGCATTGCGGCACGGAATTGGATAAGGAGGATAGTTTTTGCCCTGCGTGCGGCGAAGATATAGATTAA
- a CDS encoding hypoxanthine phosphoribosyltransferase — protein MKIKKLIPEVKIKKKIKHLAIAVKRDFGNNVRCIVVLDGAQNFFSVLEKELEKLGMTVKSSFIRIKSYKGKRSSGRLDAESIPEIKEQNLLIVDDILDTGLTLSYLRKKFPGARACVLLDKRVKKDARADYVGFKIPDKFVVGFGLDYEEKYRELGYIGYIE, from the coding sequence ATGAAAATAAAAAAGCTAATTCCGGAAGTAAAAATAAAAAAGAAAATAAAGCACCTTGCCATAGCTGTGAAAAGGGATTTCGGGAATAATGTCCGCTGCATTGTCGTCTTAGACGGAGCACAGAATTTTTTTTCAGTTCTGGAAAAAGAGCTGGAAAAGCTCGGCATGACGGTGAAAAGCTCATTTATACGGATAAAGAGCTATAAGGGAAAGAGAAGCAGCGGAAGGCTCGATGCTGAAAGCATCCCTGAAATCAAAGAGCAGAATTTGCTCATAGTTGATGACATCCTCGATACAGGGCTTACACTCTCTTATCTCAGGAAGAAGTTCCCTGGTGCCAGGGCATGTGTGCTGCTCGACAAAAGAGTAAAAAAAGATGCCAGGGCTGATTATGTCGGATTTAAGATACCCGATAAATTTGTGGTTGGGTTCGGCCTTGACTATGAGGAGAAATACAGGGAATTAGGCTATATCGGATATATTGAATGA
- a CDS encoding glutamate--tRNA ligase, with the protein MDIDKIIRKYALQNAVKFNGKASLKAIMGKIFAENSSLKEKAGEISRKTSQIIKEVNSMQAEKQKKELQKIAPELLEKKEKKERDIFAFLGLKDSEKVNTAFPPSPEKYPHIGHAKAILLNHMLAKQHNGKFILRFEDTNPKLAKKEFYGIMQEDFKWLGVEWDELVYASDHMELFYEKAEFLINVHLAYVDKSSKEEIRKSRQSGTPTKYRGKSPEENLKLWGKMWKAKEGSAVLRLRIDLKHKNTAMRDPTIFRIIDQTHPRQKNKYRLWPNYDFQNAIMDSFSGVDVRLRSKEFELRSELQRWIQDKLEIKETRTYEFGRFNMTGVLSSGRLIREKIEKKELIGWDDPSLTTLAALRRRGFLPEAIRSFLLSTGISKAEATLTWDDLIMHNRRLLDATARRYSAIFDPVEINMENVPGMAVELHLNPNEKKGGRKFKVDGKFIISRSDINRMKDREITRLMDCINVMKNKGKVCFSSLKFEDFKGKRVINWLPGKGNIKVEVMMPDKEKLRGLAEHNARGLKEGDIIQFERFGFCRLDKKEKDVLKFRYTHK; encoded by the coding sequence ATGGATATAGATAAAATAATAAGGAAATATGCTTTGCAAAATGCGGTAAAGTTCAATGGAAAAGCCTCCCTGAAGGCAATTATGGGGAAGATATTCGCGGAAAATTCCTCTCTGAAGGAAAAAGCAGGAGAGATATCCAGAAAAACCAGCCAAATTATAAAAGAAGTCAATTCCATGCAGGCAGAAAAGCAGAAAAAGGAACTGCAGAAAATAGCGCCTGAACTGCTTGAAAAGAAAGAGAAGAAGGAAAGGGATATATTCGCTTTTCTCGGGCTTAAAGACAGTGAAAAAGTCAATACTGCCTTTCCGCCTTCACCGGAAAAGTATCCCCATATAGGCCATGCCAAGGCGATCTTGCTGAATCACATGCTCGCGAAGCAGCATAACGGAAAATTCATACTGCGTTTTGAAGACACCAATCCAAAATTAGCAAAAAAAGAATTTTATGGCATAATGCAGGAGGATTTCAAATGGCTGGGAGTTGAGTGGGATGAATTAGTTTATGCTTCGGACCATATGGAGCTGTTCTATGAGAAGGCAGAGTTCCTGATTAACGTGCATCTTGCTTATGTAGATAAGTCCTCCAAGGAAGAAATCAGGAAAAGCAGGCAAAGCGGCACGCCCACTAAGTACAGGGGCAAGTCTCCGGAAGAAAACCTGAAACTATGGGGGAAAATGTGGAAAGCAAAAGAAGGGAGCGCTGTCCTAAGGCTCAGGATAGACCTGAAGCACAAGAATACAGCAATGAGGGACCCGACAATTTTCAGGATAATCGACCAAACTCATCCAAGGCAGAAAAATAAGTACAGGCTTTGGCCCAATTATGATTTCCAGAATGCGATAATGGATTCTTTTTCTGGCGTGGATGTGAGATTAAGGAGCAAGGAATTCGAGCTGAGGTCAGAGCTGCAAAGGTGGATACAGGATAAGCTGGAGATTAAGGAAACCCGCACTTATGAGTTCGGAAGGTTCAACATGACAGGTGTCTTAAGCTCTGGAAGGCTGATAAGGGAAAAGATAGAGAAAAAAGAGCTCATCGGCTGGGATGACCCGAGCCTTACAACTTTGGCTGCGCTCAGAAGAAGGGGGTTTTTGCCTGAGGCGATAAGAAGCTTCCTTCTCTCGACAGGCATCTCCAAGGCTGAAGCCACTCTCACCTGGGATGACTTGATAATGCATAATAGGCGGCTGCTTGATGCCACGGCAAGAAGATATTCAGCTATTTTTGACCCTGTGGAAATTAACATGGAAAATGTCCCTGGTATGGCTGTAGAGCTGCACCTGAATCCGAATGAAAAGAAAGGCGGGAGGAAATTCAAGGTTGACGGGAAATTCATAATTTCGAGAAGCGACATAAACAGGATGAAAGACAGGGAAATAACAAGGCTCATGGACTGCATTAATGTGATGAAAAACAAGGGAAAAGTGTGCTTCAGCTCTTTAAAGTTTGAGGATTTCAAAGGTAAAAGGGTGATTAACTGGCTTCCGGGAAAGGGCAATATAAAAGTCGAGGTAATGATGCCTGACAAGGAAAAGCTTCGCGGCCTGGCTGAGCATAATGCAAGAGGGCTGAAAGAAGGCGACATCATCCAGTTCGAGAGATTTGGGTTCTGCAGGCTGGACAAAAAAGAAAAGGATGTTCTTAAATTCCGGTATACCCATAAGTGA
- the mtnP gene encoding S-methyl-5'-thioadenosine phosphorylase, giving the protein MVRIGIIGGSGLENPKLLKQPKETEVETPYGTPSSAIVEGSIGGTDVAILSRHGKKHTIHPTAVNSRANIYALKQKGCTHILATSACGSLREEIKPGDFVIADQFIDRTTKRASTFYDSGNVCHIPMAEPFCGQLRKQLIEAGKELALNIHEKGTVVTIEGPRFSSKAESNMFRLWGGSVINMSTVPECVLAREAGLCYAVVCMSTDYDCWHESEKAVDIKMVLETFKKNAESVTKLLLDSIPKICHDKCECMTAYKSAIIGGD; this is encoded by the coding sequence ATGGTCAGGATAGGAATAATCGGCGGCTCAGGCCTGGAAAATCCAAAGCTACTGAAACAGCCCAAAGAAACAGAGGTTGAGACTCCTTATGGGACCCCAAGCTCTGCTATAGTCGAGGGCAGCATCGGCGGGACAGATGTTGCCATACTCTCAAGGCATGGGAAAAAGCACACTATCCACCCAACTGCCGTAAATTCAAGGGCAAACATATACGCGCTAAAGCAGAAAGGCTGCACACATATTCTTGCTACAAGCGCCTGCGGCTCTTTGAGGGAAGAGATAAAGCCGGGCGATTTTGTTATTGCAGACCAGTTCATAGACAGGACAACCAAGAGGGCTTCAACCTTCTATGATTCGGGCAATGTGTGCCATATCCCTATGGCAGAGCCTTTCTGCGGGCAATTGAGAAAACAGCTGATTGAGGCGGGAAAGGAACTGGCGCTTAATATCCATGAGAAAGGCACAGTGGTTACAATCGAGGGGCCGCGCTTCAGCTCAAAAGCAGAGTCAAACATGTTCCGCTTATGGGGCGGCTCAGTTATCAACATGAGCACTGTTCCTGAATGCGTTCTCGCAAGGGAAGCTGGCCTTTGCTATGCTGTCGTGTGCATGTCAACAGACTATGACTGCTGGCACGAGTCAGAAAAGGCAGTGGACATAAAAATGGTGCTCGAAACTTTCAAGAAGAATGCTGAAAGCGTGACCAAGCTGCTGCTTGACAGCATCCCAAAAATCTGCCACGATAAATGCGAATGCATGACAGCATACAAAAGCGCAATAATAGGGGGCGATTAG
- a CDS encoding DUF21 domain-containing protein: MMITASEIISLIILIGLSGIFSGSETALISVSRFKVGFFLKKKKKGSVALSRLKETPHRMLITLLICNNAVNIAASVIATNAALKIFEFSPLAYATGIMTFLILLFGEIVPKSIATSHANSISLIMAPIVYWLSIILYPVIAVFDFLTVHVFRVKLMQPKITEEEVRNIVDIAREEGGIDKQEKELIHRIFKFDDTDVDEIKVPRTDMIMINVKSKLKDALDIIKKKHYSRLPVFESTRDKIVGIFYFKDALDYIKKKRYNIPIEKLMRQAAFIPETKKIDETLKFLQKKNQQMAIIVDEHGGVSGLVTMEDILEEIVGEIRDETEKIKPEFVKMGKKSWKVMGKADIEDVNRKLRTKLSTEEGYDTFSGYILNKAGRIPDENEQISLDELDITIKKVQGNRIIEVIVKKK; the protein is encoded by the coding sequence ATGATGATAACTGCCAGTGAGATTATATCCCTCATAATATTAATCGGGCTGAGCGGGATATTCTCCGGCTCTGAGACAGCCCTTATTTCTGTAAGCAGGTTCAAGGTAGGATTCTTCCTGAAAAAAAAGAAAAAAGGCAGCGTTGCATTAAGCAGGCTGAAGGAAACTCCCCACAGGATGCTTATTACACTCCTGATATGCAACAATGCTGTAAATATAGCTGCTTCTGTAATCGCGACAAATGCGGCATTAAAGATATTCGAGTTCAGCCCCCTTGCTTATGCAACAGGAATAATGACTTTTCTTATCCTGTTATTCGGTGAGATAGTCCCAAAGAGCATTGCGACAAGCCATGCAAACTCTATATCACTCATCATGGCCCCCATAGTCTACTGGCTAAGCATAATACTCTACCCTGTAATAGCGGTTTTTGATTTCCTTACAGTCCACGTCTTTAGGGTGAAGCTGATGCAGCCCAAAATAACGGAAGAAGAGGTCAGGAATATCGTGGACATAGCAAGGGAAGAGGGCGGCATAGACAAGCAGGAGAAAGAGCTTATCCATAGAATATTCAAGTTTGACGATACTGATGTGGATGAAATCAAGGTTCCGAGAACAGACATGATCATGATAAACGTGAAGTCAAAGCTTAAGGATGCGCTCGATATAATAAAGAAAAAGCACTATTCAAGGCTGCCTGTATTTGAATCGACAAGAGATAAGATAGTGGGCATTTTCTATTTTAAGGATGCGCTGGATTACATAAAGAAAAAAAGGTATAATATCCCTATAGAAAAGCTGATGAGGCAGGCTGCATTCATCCCAGAAACAAAAAAGATTGACGAAACTTTGAAATTCCTACAGAAAAAGAACCAGCAGATGGCTATAATTGTGGATGAGCACGGCGGAGTTTCTGGATTGGTCACTATGGAGGATATTCTCGAGGAGATAGTTGGCGAGATAAGGGACGAGACAGAAAAAATCAAGCCCGAGTTCGTTAAGATGGGCAAAAAGTCATGGAAAGTAATGGGAAAAGCGGACATAGAGGATGTGAACAGAAAGCTTAGGACAAAGCTCAGCACAGAGGAAGGCTATGATACTTTTTCCGGTTATATACTGAACAAGGCAGGCAGGATACCTGATGAGAATGAGCAGATAAGCCTGGATGAGCTGGACATTACCATAAAGAAAGTGCAGGGAAACAGGATAATAGAGGTTATTGTAAAGAAAAAATGA
- a CDS encoding 6-oxopurine nucleoside phosphorylase, with translation MPKIAVIGGSGFDSRAFLRGFKQEIVKTMYGNVLLFVKGKVIFLPRHGKNKTIPPHKINHKANLCALNLLGAEKIFGICSTGSLKEAIKPGTVVIPDDYVDFFPDSFIEFEMKCVTPELNKEMRERLKAAAKKAKLKAKNKAVYVQAKGPRYETKAEISIIKKWGDIIGMSLAREATLARELAIPYAALCTVDNYANGIAKGKISQSAVEKAANKNFKKALKVIMEIIKKNR, from the coding sequence ATGCCGAAGATAGCTGTAATAGGTGGCTCGGGTTTTGACAGCAGGGCTTTTTTAAGGGGCTTTAAGCAGGAGATAGTCAAGACAATGTACGGGAATGTCCTGCTCTTTGTAAAGGGAAAGGTAATTTTCCTTCCCAGGCACGGAAAAAACAAAACTATACCCCCTCATAAGATAAACCATAAGGCAAACTTATGCGCCTTAAACCTTCTCGGAGCTGAAAAAATATTCGGCATATGCTCCACAGGCTCGCTGAAAGAAGCAATAAAGCCGGGAACTGTTGTCATTCCTGATGACTATGTAGATTTCTTTCCAGATAGCTTTATCGAGTTCGAGATGAAGTGTGTAACACCCGAGCTGAATAAAGAAATGAGGGAAAGGCTTAAGGCTGCTGCAAAGAAAGCGAAATTAAAGGCAAAAAACAAGGCTGTGTATGTCCAGGCTAAAGGCCCAAGATACGAGACAAAGGCAGAGATAAGCATCATTAAAAAATGGGGCGACATTATCGGAATGAGCCTTGCCAGGGAAGCTACACTGGCAAGAGAGCTGGCTATTCCTTATGCAGCCCTATGCACAGTTGACAATTACGCCAACGGGATAGCTAAAGGAAAAATAAGCCAAAGCGCTGTTGAGAAAGCAGCGAATAAGAATTTCAAAAAAGCACTAAAGGTAATAATGGAAATCATAAAGAAGAACAGGTGA